In the Armatimonadota bacterium genome, AGGATCTCATTGTGCGCCCAGGGGTCCTGGAAATCGGCGACCCAAAAGGCCCCCGACGCACGTTTCAACACTCGGGCCACGAGATGACTGTTCACGCTCGTGGACGTGGAGTAGATGGCGTCGAACTGCTGCCGCTTCGCCAGCGAGAGCCCACGGGCCAGGGCGAAGGGCAGCCAGCCCACGTGTCGGTCGGGAAAGAACATCCACTGGAGGACTCTGCTGATCGCCCGCGCACCGCGCCCACGGCGCTGCCTGCCACGGCTGCTGCGGGTTCCACTGCTGCCCTCACCGCCCTGTCGTGAAAGGACCCGCTTGACGAACCTGACGGGTTCCAGCGACGGTGTGCGCTCTACCCGTAGGGTGGCGGGCACGCGTCGGAGCAAGGAGACGTCGTGGTGTACGTGCTCGGGCGCCCGAGAGGTCAGCACTAAGGGCTCCCAACCGAAGTCGGGGAGGGAGGACGCAAGCCCAAGGGTGCGGTGTACGGCGGCGCCGCCGGCGGGCGGGAAGAAGTAGTCGACCATCAGCAGCACCCTGGTCCGCGCACCGACCGTGGCCGTCGGGCTTCCGCGGCCATCGTCCTTTCGCAGCATCGCCGTACGCATCGGGGTCCCGTCCCGGGGGAGCAGCCTGCTAGTAGTTCCGGCCCGCCAGGATGTAGAACGGCGCAGCGGCCAGCACCTTCAGGTCCATCCACAGCGACCAGTTGTCGATGTACTCCAAGTCCAAGGCGACCCACCGGTCGAAGTCTCGTGGCTGCCCCCGGATGTGCCACAGGCAGATGATCCCGGGCTTGACGCTGAGCTTGCGCCGTTGCCAGGGCTCGAACTGCTCCCACTCGTACGTCAGCACCGGACGCGGCCCCACCAGGCTCATATCGCCTTTGAGGACGCTCCACAGTTGAGGAATCTCGTCCAGTCCGAACTTTCGCAGCACTCGCCCCACCGGCGTCACGCGCGGATCGTTCTTCGCCTTGAATACAGGGCCGCTGGCCTCGTTGAGGTGTGTCAGGCGAGGCTTGAGGTCATCCGCGCCGACCACCATGGTGCGAAACTTGTAGGCCTTGAGCGGCCGCCCGTCGTACCCGACCACCGGCCAGCGGTAGAACACGGGGCCGGGCGAACTCGCCTTGATCGCCGCGGCGATGACCGGTACCAGCGGCGCAACCAGCGCCAAGCCCAGGCTCGCCACCACGACGTCGAGCACGCGCTTGGCGGTACGCTGCCAGCCCGGACGCGCGCGTGACGTCACCAGCCCCTCCGCACGGCACTCATTGCAGGACCGCCCGAAGCCCACCTGGCGCCTCCACGCCCCTCCTCGGCCAGGACCATGCACAGGGCCCCCAGGCCCAGACCGAGGAACGACCGTCATGCCACGCCGCGAACCTCGTCGTAGACGGCGCCGATCGCCTGCAGATGGGTATCCGGACCATAGAGACGCTCGACTTTCGCACGCCCGTTCCGTCCCATGGCCTCGATCGTCTGCGGCCGCGCCATCAGCCAAGCGATGGCGTCTCGCAACGCTGCGGGGTCACCCGCAGCCACGAGCATACCGTCATCCCCGTCCGCGATCAGCTCGGGAATGCCACCCAGTCGTGAGCCGATTACCGGCTTGCCCATGGCGAATGCCTCGAGCACCACGAGCGGACAGTTGTCATACAGCAGGGAGGGCAGCACCACGACCGCTGCGCCACCCACGAGTGCGGGGAGCTCCCGATGGGGACGCGGGCCCAGAAAGCGCACATTGCGGATCCCTTTCCTGGCGCACTGCTCCTGCAGCGGTCCTCGGGCGTCGCCATCACCGACCACGTACGCCATCAGCTGCGGCAGGTCGGCCATGGCCTGCACCAGCACACCCACGCCCTTGTCGAACGTCACGCGCCCCACGTAGACCACGTACCCATCGCTCGGGCCGTACCGGGGCGAGAACGCGTCCACGTCGACGAAGTTCGGAATGTGTCGCACCCGACGCACGTCCATGCCAAACTCCGCGAGCTTGTCCCGCAGGAAGCGGCTGGGACTCACGAAGGCATCAACGGTACGGGCATAGGTCTTGAGCGCCCCGTGGAGATACATCTCGACCGCCCCCACTAGGCTGGCGCCCAGCCCACCTTTGCAACAGCGCTGCACCACTGCGTGGAAGTGTCGGTTACCCTTACACCGCTCGCAGATGGCACCGCGCGTGAAGAGACTGTAGTTGGCGCAGATCAGCTTGAGGTCGTGCATCGTGTGGACCACTGGGACGCCGAGATCCTTGAGCGCGACCAACACGGAGGGCGACAGGTGATGGTAGATGTTGTGGACGTGGGCCACCTCAGGTCGTACATGCCGGACGAGCCTCGCCACCGCCTTGGCTGCGTCGGCCGAATACACAACGCGCACCGCGGTCCAGAACCGCTCCCGCAGGGGGAGCGGTCCCCGTACCCGTACGTGTGGGCTGAACCACCGCGCATAGGGCGTGGGCATGTTGCGGGTGTCCTGCATGGCGAACGGAATGACCTCGTGCCCTGCGCGTTCCAACAGCGCCGACAGCGACAGCATGTATCGTTCCGCGCCGCCGGCTTCGTGGTAGAACTTGTTGACCATCAAGATGCGCACCGCAGGGCTCTCCCACTCAGACAAGACCGATCGCTGCCCGCACTACGTCGCGTGACGCTCTCCCCGCCACGCCAGCGCGCACACCTCATCAAGGACACCGGCAAAGCGTTCCGCGCTCCTCCTCCATGAACGCGCACGGGCCACGTCGCGTACCGCGGGGCCCGCGAGGCGTCCTTCCCTCCACAGGGCGTGCAGATCCAGGATCGCGTCCCGAACCGCCCTCACGTCGTCAGGGTCGACGACGGGTCCCGCCCCCACAACGTTGAGGAACCTGGCTGTCTCCCCTGGCGGGGTCAGCGCAAGGATCGGCCGTCCAGCGCCGAGGTACTCGAAGACCTTGCTGGTGATCATCTTCTCGCCCCAGAGCCCCCGCGCGTGCACAAGCAACAGGACGTCGGCGCTGGCCATCGCCCGGATGGCCTCGCGGTACGGAACCACGCCGAAAGCCCGCACGACCTCTTTCAACCCGTAGCGGCCGATCGCTCGCTCTGCAGCCTCCAACGACAACGCGTCGAAGGTGCCGAAAAACCAGACCTCTGCCTCGCGCGCCAGCTCCGGGCGCGCGCGAATGCTCTCCCCCAGCGCCTCGAGGAACGTGCGCGGCGACCGCGGCCCGTAGAACGCGCCGAAATGGCCAATCGTGAACTTCCCCTGTCTGGTCGGCTGTACGCCATCGAAGACCCGCTCGTCGAACCCGATCGGAATGGCCACGAACTTCCTCGCATCAAGGAAGGGGAACATCTTGCACACGAACTCGCGGTGCGCTTCCGTCGTGACTGTCACACGGTCCGCCCTGCGGATGATGGCTGCCTCCAGAGCGCGGGCCAAGCGCGCATGCGCCCGGGACGGAAAGAGCGGCAGGGGATTGTCCGCCCACGGGTCCTGAAAGTCCGCTACCCAGGGAATCCTCAGGATCCCGGTGAGCAGGTACGCCACCAGGTGACTGGTAATCGCCGTCGACGTCGAGTGCACCACATCGATGGATTGCCGTCGACAGATCGACAGCCCGCGGCCGAGCGCGAACGGCAACCATCCCAGATGCCGATCCGGGAAGAAGAGCCATCGCTCCCACGCCACCCACCGGGGACTTCGCACCAGAGGACGTCCCGAGCGGGCCCCGTAGTCCCACGCCCCGCGGATCGTCCCAAACAAGAGGCGCTTGACCAGCCGTACGGGTTCGATGGAAGGTGTCCTATGGATCTCGAGACCGTCCGGCACCCGCTCGAGCATGGAGACATCGTAGAACCCATGCTCGCCCTCCTGCACCGTCAAGACCACCGGCGTCCACCCGAACGCGCCCAGGTGCGTGGCATAGCTCAGGGTCCTCTGCACCCCTGAACCGGCTACCGGCGGAAACTGGTAGTCCACCAGCAAGACGGACCTGCGCGTCCCCCGACGCACTCCCGCGGCGTCCCTCACCACCGTGGGCATGGTCCGCTCAACGGGCATCGCCGCTCGCACTGCCGCTCCGCCCATCGTGCACTGCACGCGCAGGCCCCCCACGGGTACGGGCGCGCTGCTGCCACGCCAGCAACGACGGTGCTTCTCCACGTACGAGGTCGAGGAAAAACCGCTCGTGGGCGTCCGCGGCCATCTCCCACGTGTAGTGTTGCCGCACGCGCTCTACCGCCAGGGCACCGTACCGCGCCGCAAGCTCCGGATTCGCCAACAAGCGGCGCATCTTGTCCCGTAGGTCCTCCTCCGACTTCTTCCAGAGCAGTCCCGCGTCGCCTACCACCTCCGCGTTGAACGGACGGTCGAATACGAGGACGCAGGCGCCACATCCCATGGCCCTGAGGAGTCCAGGACTCGTGCCGCCGACCTCGTGTCCGTCGATGTACGCGAACGCGTACCGCAGCAGGGTATCTACGTGCCCGGGGCGATACACGGGCCCTGTAAAGACCACCCGCGGATCCTTGGTGCGCCGCAGCCGACGAACGTAGCGACTCCGATAGTTCACCCCGCCGACCACGACCAGACGCTTCGAGGTCTCCACTCCTTCGAATGCGCGCACGATCAGGTCGACGTTGTTCTCGGGCTCAATACGGCACACCACGAGGAAATAGCCGCCCGGAGTCAACCCGTACTCTTCGAGAATGCTCGCGGCGACCGGCGGGAGCACGTACGCGCCCCAGCTCAGGTAGTGCGCCTCGACGCCGAACTCCCGCCGGATGTACTCACAGATCGCCCGCGAGTCGGACGTCACGCGTGTAGCCAGCCGTAGCGCCGCCCAGAAAGAGAACCGCAGGTACGTCCTAACCACAGCGCCCCACTTTCGCCTGAGCCAGTCTAGACCGTTGGTGTTGAACACGACCCGCTTGCCGGCGAGTCGATGCAGCACGTAGCACCAGCTCGTGCGACAGCACAGGACGTAGTACACGTCGAACGGCTGCACCAGCGAATGCAACGCGGACACGACCTCGTGCGACGGGCTCTCCAGGTACTTGCCGGGCAGGTACGGTGTATAGACGAGCCTGACGGACCGGTACTCTCGCGGACGC is a window encoding:
- a CDS encoding glycosyltransferase family 4 protein — protein: MRILMVNKFYHEAGGAERYMLSLSALLERAGHEVIPFAMQDTRNMPTPYARWFSPHVRVRGPLPLRERFWTAVRVVYSADAAKAVARLVRHVRPEVAHVHNIYHHLSPSVLVALKDLGVPVVHTMHDLKLICANYSLFTRGAICERCKGNRHFHAVVQRCCKGGLGASLVGAVEMYLHGALKTYARTVDAFVSPSRFLRDKLAEFGMDVRRVRHIPNFVDVDAFSPRYGPSDGYVVYVGRVTFDKGVGVLVQAMADLPQLMAYVVGDGDARGPLQEQCARKGIRNVRFLGPRPHRELPALVGGAAVVVLPSLLYDNCPLVVLEAFAMGKPVIGSRLGGIPELIADGDDGMLVAAGDPAALRDAIAWLMARPQTIEAMGRNGRAKVERLYGPDTHLQAIGAVYDEVRGVA
- a CDS encoding glycosyltransferase, which produces MQRTLSYATHLGAFGWTPVVLTVQEGEHGFYDVSMLERVPDGLEIHRTPSIEPVRLVKRLLFGTIRGAWDYGARSGRPLVRSPRWVAWERWLFFPDRHLGWLPFALGRGLSICRRQSIDVVHSTSTAITSHLVAYLLTGILRIPWVADFQDPWADNPLPLFPSRAHARLARALEAAIIRRADRVTVTTEAHREFVCKMFPFLDARKFVAIPIGFDERVFDGVQPTRQGKFTIGHFGAFYGPRSPRTFLEALGESIRARPELAREAEVWFFGTFDALSLEAAERAIGRYGLKEVVRAFGVVPYREAIRAMASADVLLLVHARGLWGEKMITSKVFEYLGAGRPILALTPPGETARFLNVVGAGPVVDPDDVRAVRDAILDLHALWREGRLAGPAVRDVARARSWRRSAERFAGVLDEVCALAWRGERHAT
- a CDS encoding sugar transferase yields the protein MTSRARPGWQRTAKRVLDVVVASLGLALVAPLVPVIAAAIKASSPGPVFYRWPVVGYDGRPLKAYKFRTMVVGADDLKPRLTHLNEASGPVFKAKNDPRVTPVGRVLRKFGLDEIPQLWSVLKGDMSLVGPRPVLTYEWEQFEPWQRRKLSVKPGIICLWHIRGQPRDFDRWVALDLEYIDNWSLWMDLKVLAAAPFYILAGRNY
- a CDS encoding DUF1972 domain-containing protein, with amino-acid sequence MRIAILGSRGIPARWGGAEVVSEELATRLAARGHEVTVYCRARYSDPSRPREYRSVRLVYTPYLPGKYLESPSHEVVSALHSLVQPFDVYYVLCCRTSWCYVLHRLAGKRVVFNTNGLDWLRRKWGAVVRTYLRFSFWAALRLATRVTSDSRAICEYIRREFGVEAHYLSWGAYVLPPVAASILEEYGLTPGGYFLVVCRIEPENNVDLIVRAFEGVETSKRLVVVGGVNYRSRYVRRLRRTKDPRVVFTGPVYRPGHVDTLLRYAFAYIDGHEVGGTSPGLLRAMGCGACVLVFDRPFNAEVVGDAGLLWKKSEEDLRDKMRRLLANPELAARYGALAVERVRQHYTWEMAADAHERFFLDLVRGEAPSLLAWQQRARTRGGPARAVHDGRSGSASGDAR